The sequence AAATTTCTTAAATATATGCTATAATTAAGTATATTAATCAAAATTTATTTGAAATAGATTTAATATTCCAAAAATATTAAAAAGGAGCTGCTATGAAAAAATTAAATTTAAGAATAGAAGAAAAAGAGTGTATTTTGTATATAAAAGAAAATAAAAATCCAGACTACATTTTAATACAGCCTGTAGACGAAAATGATATCAAAGTTCTAGATAATGAAGTGAAATATATTTCTGAAAATACAAATAAAAATTTTAGTCTTGCTGCATTTAAAATAAATGACTGGAACAGTGAACTGACTCCGTGGGAGATGCCACTTCTTCGTGGAAAAGGGAACTTTGGAAATGGAGCTGGTAAAACATTGGAATTTGTAAAAGAAAAGTTGATTCCGAGTTTGACAGAATTTATAAATATTCAAAATAAGAATGTGAAATATATTTTAGGTGGATATTCGCTTGCTGGGTTATTTTCATTATGGAGTGGTTATCAATCAGATATTTTTGTTGGAATAGCTGGAGCTTCACCATCGGTTTGGTATAAAGATTGGATGAATTTTGTAAAAAAAAATGAATCTTTGGTGAAAAATATTTATTTAAGTTTAGGAGATTTCGAAGAAAAAACTAAACATCAGATCTTGTCAAAAATTGGAAATAATATAAGGGAATATATTGAAATTTTAGAAAGTTCTGAAAATGTAAAAAACTGTATTTTGGAATGGAATGAGGGAAATCATTTTAATGGTTCGGATATACGTATGGGAAAAGGATTTGTCTGGCTTTTGGAAAATTGTTAATTTTATTAATTTTTGTATTTTATCCCCTAAAGGTAGAGGCAGAGGTGAAATTCGAGATTTTTCGACTATCTAGTCAATCTGTAAACAATATACATAATAACTTAGAAGTCTAATAAGTTCACTGCTATCCACGGTTCTAAACCTTCTTGATATGTAATTTAAGTATTGGGATAAGCTAGAAAAATCTAGCTTTTAATCCCAATTTTATTACATATCATAAATTCCCCTTAGGGTTTTTAACAATTTAATTATATCATATTTTAAAAAAAGTCAATCGCAAAATAAATATCATTTCTTTGTTTTATACACTTTTTTCTTATCCCTTATTTTATACCCCTTATCATTTTCATTATAATGTATATCAAGAGTTTTTGCATCTGATTCCTTAAAAATTTTACCTTTGTAATAGGTATTATTCTTATCTTTTGTATAATCTTCATCAAGAATTTGAAAAGTATCAATATCGACATTTTTACTTTCTAATAGGACAAATTTTGTATTATCATTTTCATCTTCAGTAAAATAGTACAAATCTTCATTTTGTTTTACTAAAGAATAGTCTATTACTTCAAAGTTTTTTGGCTTAAAATTTTCTATTTTTTTATTTTTATAATAAACATTGTCTTTATCCTTGAAAAAATCATTTTTCAAAACTTCAAGACTATTTACATCTACACCACTTACTTTATGTGTTCCATAATAAACTCCTGTTTTATCTTTCCCAATGGAATATCCTTCAGGCTCAAAAGTTTTTACATCTGCATCTTCTATTTTTTTAAAATTATAATAGACATTATTTTTATCTTTTGAATATTCAGAATAATTTTCAATAGGTTGTAAAGTTTTCAAATCAATTTCTGGAGAAATTTCAACTTTTTCAACAACAACATTATTGCCCTTTTGATAAAAGTTATGTATTCCATTTTTATCTTTCACATGTGTATAATTGACAAATGGCTCAAAAGATTTTGGATCAATTCCCTTCATCAGCATTCCCTCATAGTAAACTCCATTTTTATCTTTGTAAAAATTTCCGCTCAAATCTTCAAATGTCACGGGATCCAAGCCTTTTATCTGTTTTCCTCTGTCATAAACAGCATTTTTATCTCTTCCTAACGCATAACCATCTATTACTTCAAAACTTTTTGCATCTGCCCCTTTAACTCTTTTTACATCACCATCATAATTATCATAGTAAAAAACATTATTTTTATCTCGATAATACTCTTTCGATACTTCTTCAAAAGTATTTAAATCAGCATTTTGGATTTTTTTCACTTCTTCTCTTCCAAGATAATAAACCCCTTTGTCATCTTTGATAATAAGTTTATTTGAGCCAACAACTTTAAAAGTTTTAGGATTTACACCTGTTATTTTTTTATTTAAAAAGTATAAGTTATTTTTATCTTTCCCGTATATAGAATCTATTTTAAAACTGCCACTATCTGCACTCTCTAATTTTTTTATTTCAATATCGATATTATATTTATCATTTCCCGCATCCTCTGCATTTTCGACATCAATATCTGAAATTTTCTGTTCACTTTCTTTATAATTAATAAAATAAACGTTATTTTTATCTTTTAAGTACAAAAGCATCGTCATGTTTTCTCCGTCCACGACTTCTAGAGTATTCATATCTATTCTAGCAGGTTTTATTGACTTTATCGTAATTTCTCCATTTTCATATTTATCAAAAGTATAAATACCATTTTTATTAATTAGTATAGTTGGTACGTAAAACTGGACAATAACTTCACTTTTTTCTGGACTAAATCCTTTAATTTTTATAATTTCATTATTTGTAATATAAAAAACATTATCTTTATCTTTTACGATAAAAGGATTTTCAATCTGAAAAGAATTCACATCTACATTTTCTAACTTTTTATTTTTATAATAAATATTATTTTTATCACTTGCAAAATCATCATTTTCCTCAAAAATTTTAAAAGTCCTGAAATCTACATTTTTTACAATTTCCTTTCTTTCAGGTTCTGTAGCTTCATCAGTAAAATAAATTTTATTTTTTTCTTTAATATAGCTCGCATTTATAATGTTTCCTGATAAAATAAGCAATGTTAAAATTTTTAACAAATTTTTCCTAATTTTCATATCGACTCCTTTTTAAATATCTAATTCTTATACTAAAACCTCGTTTAAAATACAGTAATTGTTATACACATTATCTTTTTTTCTTTTCAATTTCTGTTTTTATTATATCATTTTTTTGAAATTTACTCTATTAAATTTCTATATTTCTAATGATTTTTATTGTATAGTAAAATTGCCTCAAATGCTATGACTATTTTACTTAAACCCTAAATTTCTATAATTTTTAATAGTTTTATTTTAAATGGATTCTAGTATATATTGTAATAAAATCAAATTTTTGAAAATAAACTTACTTTTTTAACAAAAAAATGCACCTCTAATCTTGTTTGTATCCAAAATTTTTGGTGCTATTTAATAACATTATTTTTTAACAATATATTTTAAATTTGTTTAACTAATTCCACAATTTTTTAGCATATTTCAACGCTTTTATGCTTATTCCTCCAAACTATCGTTTTTATAAACACTAGATATAAAGCTCATCCTATG is a genomic window of Leptotrichia trevisanii DSM 22070 containing:
- a CDS encoding esterase; the protein is MKKLNLRIEEKECILYIKENKNPDYILIQPVDENDIKVLDNEVKYISENTNKNFSLAAFKINDWNSELTPWEMPLLRGKGNFGNGAGKTLEFVKEKLIPSLTEFINIQNKNVKYILGGYSLAGLFSLWSGYQSDIFVGIAGASPSVWYKDWMNFVKKNESLVKNIYLSLGDFEEKTKHQILSKIGNNIREYIEILESSENVKNCILEWNEGNHFNGSDIRMGKGFVWLLENC
- a CDS encoding DKNYY domain-containing protein, yielding MKIRKNLLKILTLLILSGNIINASYIKEKNKIYFTDEATEPERKEIVKNVDFRTFKIFEENDDFASDKNNIYYKNKKLENVDVNSFQIENPFIVKDKDNVFYITNNEIIKIKGFSPEKSEVIVQFYVPTILINKNGIYTFDKYENGEITIKSIKPARIDMNTLEVVDGENMTMLLYLKDKNNVYFINYKESEQKISDIDVENAEDAGNDKYNIDIEIKKLESADSGSFKIDSIYGKDKNNLYFLNKKITGVNPKTFKVVGSNKLIIKDDKGVYYLGREEVKKIQNADLNTFEEVSKEYYRDKNNVFYYDNYDGDVKRVKGADAKSFEVIDGYALGRDKNAVYDRGKQIKGLDPVTFEDLSGNFYKDKNGVYYEGMLMKGIDPKSFEPFVNYTHVKDKNGIHNFYQKGNNVVVEKVEISPEIDLKTLQPIENYSEYSKDKNNVYYNFKKIEDADVKTFEPEGYSIGKDKTGVYYGTHKVSGVDVNSLEVLKNDFFKDKDNVYYKNKKIENFKPKNFEVIDYSLVKQNEDLYYFTEDENDNTKFVLLESKNVDIDTFQILDEDYTKDKNNTYYKGKIFKESDAKTLDIHYNENDKGYKIRDKKKVYKTKK